The DNA window CGGTGGGCCCTCGCGGCGGTCGCCGGGGGCAGCGAGCTGCTCGGCGGCTGGCTGCTGCTGGCCGCCGGCGGGGTGGCGGTGCTGGAGGCGTACACCCTGCCGGCGGCGGCGCTCGCCCTCGGCGCGGGCCTGCTGGCGCTGCGGACCCGGCCGGGGCTGAACAGCTGGCTGGCGCTCGGCCCGGGGCTCGGCGCGGCGCTGCTGCCCAGCCTGGTGTCGGTGCTGGCCGCGCCGGACGCGCAGCCGGCCCGCCGGCTGACCCTCGGCCTGGTGGCGCTGGGCGCGGTGCTCGGCGGGGCGGTCCGGCGCTGGCAGGCGCCGGTCCTGCTGGGGACGGCGACCCTGGTCCCGCTGGCCCTGCACGAGCTGGCCCGCGGCTGGGACCTGCTGCCCCGCTGGATCTTCCTCGGCCTGGGCGGCCTGGCGCTGATCGCGCTCGCCGCGACCTACGAGCGGCGCCGGCGGGACCTGGCCCGGCTCCGGGCCGCGGTGGGCGGGATGAGGTAGGGCTAGCACCACCCCGGGCTGGGGGGTTGCCAGGATTACTTACCGCAGTCATTCCCCGAAGAATCGGTTACACAGAGTCGTGTCGCCGGCGTGGCGCGCGAACCGAGGAGCGGGGGAGCGGATGACCTCATCGACGTTGACGGCACCGGCGGAGACCCGGCGGGGCAGCGACTACGCGCGGCTGTCCCGCCGGGTCGCCGCCGCCGGCCTGTTCGACCGGCGACCCGGCCGGTACGCGGCCCGGATCGCGCTCACCCTGGGCGCCTTCCTGGCCGGCTGGGCCGTGGTGGTGGCGGTCGGCGACTCCTGGTGGCAGGTGCCGCTGGCGGCGCTCATGGCGGTGGCCACCACCCAGGTGGCGTTCCTCGGGCACGACGCCGGCCACCGGCAGATGTTCCGCCGGCGCGGGCCGAGCGAGGCCGCCGGCCTGGTCACCGGGAACCTCGCGGTCGGGCTGAGCTACGGCTGGTGGGTGGACAAGCACAACCGGCACCACGCCAACCCGAACCACGCCGACGAGGACCCGGACGTCGGGGCGGGCGCGCTGGTCTGGACGTACGAGCAGGCGGCGGCGACCCGCGGCCTGAGCCGGTGGATGGCCCGGCGGCAGGCGTGGCTGTTCTTCCCGTTGCTGCTCCTGGAGGGGCTGGCGCTGCACGTGGCCAGCGTGCGGGCGCTGGTCGGCCGGGAGCCGGACGGCCGGTGGCGCACCCCGGTCCGCCACCGCGCGGTGGAAGGGGTGCTGCTCCTCGCGCACACCGTCGGCTACCTCGGTCTGCTGTTCGCGGTGATGTCGCCCGGCAAGGCGCTGCTCTTCGCGGCCGTCCACCAGGCGCTGTGGGGCCTGTACATGGGCTGCGCGTTCGCCCCGAACCACAAGGGCATGCCGATGCCCACCGCCGAGGACGAGCTCGACTACCTGCGCAAGCAGGTGCTCACCTCGCGCAACGTGCGCGGCGGGCGGTTCGTCGACGTGGCGCTGGGCGCGCTCAACTACCAGATCGAGCACCACCTCTTCCCGAACATGCCCCGGGCCAACCTGCGGCGTGCCCGGCCGATCGTCCGCGCCTACTGCGCCGAGCAGGGCATCCCGTACGCGGAGACCGGGCTGGTCGAGTCGTACCGGCAGGCGCTCGCGCACATGCACGAGGTGGGCCGGCCGCTGCGGCAGGGCTGAGCCGCCGGTGAGCGACGAGGCTCGATTTCCGGCGTGCGTCGCGGGGCGCCGGTCGGGGCTGCCGGTAGGGTCGTCGCATGGCAGACCTGCTCACCGCGGCGGCGGTGCGAGCCGAGGCGGGGCGGCCGGCCCCGGCCCGGCGGACCCACGACACCGTCCGGAGCGCGGCATGAGATTCGAGATCAGCAAGGTGCTGGACGCCATCGAGGGTCGGGTCTGCACCGATCCCTCGCTGGCCCGGGCGGTGGTCGACCTCGCCGAGGTGATCCGCTGGCAGGACCTGGACGGCGGGCGGCCGGCCAGCCTGCTGCGGCTCGGCATGGTGATCGACGCGCTGTCCCGGCAGATGGAGGAGGACAGCGTCCCGGTCTACGCGATCGTGCACCGGGCCCTGCTCTCCGACGCGGACCTGACCTCCAACGAGCGGATGGTCGTCCGGCGGTGGGCCGACGACGGCCTGGTCGAGGTGCTCGACCACCCCGGTGACCGGATGCTGGAGGTGGCCGACCTGCTCGGCCTGCCGGTGCTCACCCGGGTCCGGTTCGACGGGCTGGGCGGCCGGTGGCCGTGGCTCGGCCAGGCCGGCCGGGTGCTCGCCCCGGTGCCGGGCGCCGGCGGTCCCGTCTTCATCGCCCATGTCGGCGGCGGGCAGACCCCGGCCACCGGCAGCCGCTCGCCGGTCGGCGCGAAGCTGCTCGCCCGCCAGTGGCGCTGCCCCGAGCCGGGCTGCGCGCTGTTCGGCGGCGGCGGGGGCGGGGGTGCCTTCGCCGACCTGGCCCGGGTGGACCGCGCCCCGGCCGGGCAGCCGCCACCCACGCTGCGCAACGGCGTGCCGACCTGCCCCCGGCACGGCACCCGGCTCGGTGACGCCGGGCCGCGGCCGCGTACCGCCGTGCTGGCGGTGCGGATCGGCGGGCTGGTCCGGCAGCGGTTCGCGCTCACCGAGAA is part of the Micromonospora halotolerans genome and encodes:
- a CDS encoding fatty acid desaturase family protein, yielding MTSSTLTAPAETRRGSDYARLSRRVAAAGLFDRRPGRYAARIALTLGAFLAGWAVVVAVGDSWWQVPLAALMAVATTQVAFLGHDAGHRQMFRRRGPSEAAGLVTGNLAVGLSYGWWVDKHNRHHANPNHADEDPDVGAGALVWTYEQAAATRGLSRWMARRQAWLFFPLLLLEGLALHVASVRALVGREPDGRWRTPVRHRAVEGVLLLAHTVGYLGLLFAVMSPGKALLFAAVHQALWGLYMGCAFAPNHKGMPMPTAEDELDYLRKQVLTSRNVRGGRFVDVALGALNYQIEHHLFPNMPRANLRRARPIVRAYCAEQGIPYAETGLVESYRQALAHMHEVGRPLRQG
- a CDS encoding FHA domain-containing protein, whose translation is MRFEISKVLDAIEGRVCTDPSLARAVVDLAEVIRWQDLDGGRPASLLRLGMVIDALSRQMEEDSVPVYAIVHRALLSDADLTSNERMVVRRWADDGLVEVLDHPGDRMLEVADLLGLPVLTRVRFDGLGGRWPWLGQAGRVLAPVPGAGGPVFIAHVGGGQTPATGSRSPVGAKLLARQWRCPEPGCALFGGGGGGGAFADLARVDRAPAGQPPPTLRNGVPTCPRHGTRLGDAGPRPRTAVLAVRIGGLVRQRFALTENQPVAVGRAPEATGGIVLGQWLNDEARRWISRNHIRLELRVGEVVVTDTSTNGSGVRPNGSMAEPDRVALAPQQSRVLGEGDLVELYPGVQIGRADAMASDAKFSPTSVMAEAPTMAMRLPRP